In one Sphingomonas sp. AP4-R1 genomic region, the following are encoded:
- a CDS encoding HD-GYP domain-containing protein — translation MLRRIKPEQVRIGMYIQGFEGSWIHHPFWRSRFLIATEADVAKVHAADIPAVIIDDDKGLAPVDPESSAVATRGTVPQMAEPQPRRPVRTPARPIPPAPGGPIDERALANQVMNRSKKVMKTIFDGARLGRAFHSEEVRAVVEDISASVFRNAHALIGVTRLKSKDEYTYLHSVAVCALMINFARELGLEENVVRDLGMAGLLHDIGKMGVPEDVLNKPGPLDEAELALVHTHPIEGYRILAEGGEAPELALEVCLHHHEKMDGTGYPHGLSGDQISLAARMGAICDVYDALTSHRPYKRAWTPVAAIAAMASWHGHFDQALLFRFMQSILVFPVGMLVRLRSNRLAVVLDPGRRATAPRVRAFYSTTERAMLKPQEVTISNSFADDQIVSEERPDAWGLLGWEGQRDQLLGGSRAAA, via the coding sequence GTGCTTCGGCGCATCAAACCGGAACAGGTGCGGATCGGGATGTATATCCAGGGCTTCGAGGGCTCGTGGATCCATCATCCGTTCTGGCGCTCCCGCTTTCTGATCGCCACCGAGGCCGATGTGGCGAAGGTCCACGCGGCCGACATCCCCGCCGTCATCATCGACGATGACAAGGGCCTCGCGCCGGTGGACCCCGAATCTTCGGCGGTTGCCACGCGCGGTACTGTCCCCCAGATGGCGGAGCCCCAGCCCCGCCGTCCGGTTCGCACGCCGGCCCGGCCCATCCCCCCCGCACCTGGCGGCCCGATCGACGAACGGGCGCTCGCCAACCAGGTCATGAATCGATCGAAGAAGGTGATGAAGACGATATTCGATGGCGCGCGCCTGGGGCGTGCCTTCCATTCGGAAGAGGTGAGGGCGGTCGTCGAGGACATTTCCGCCTCCGTCTTTCGCAATGCGCATGCGCTGATCGGCGTCACGCGGCTCAAGTCGAAGGATGAATATACCTATCTTCATTCGGTCGCGGTCTGTGCGCTGATGATCAATTTCGCGCGCGAACTGGGGCTGGAGGAAAATGTGGTCCGCGATCTCGGCATGGCGGGCCTGCTGCACGATATCGGCAAGATGGGCGTGCCGGAGGACGTGCTGAACAAGCCCGGCCCGCTGGACGAGGCGGAACTCGCGCTCGTGCACACGCATCCCATTGAGGGCTATCGCATTTTGGCGGAAGGCGGCGAGGCGCCGGAACTGGCGCTGGAGGTGTGCCTCCACCATCACGAGAAGATGGACGGCACGGGCTATCCGCATGGCCTGTCCGGCGATCAGATCAGTCTCGCCGCGCGCATGGGGGCGATCTGCGACGTTTACGACGCGCTCACCTCGCACCGCCCCTACAAGCGGGCGTGGACGCCGGTCGCGGCGATCGCCGCCATGGCCAGTTGGCACGGCCATTTCGATCAGGCTCTGCTGTTCCGCTTCATGCAGAGCATCCTCGTCTTTCCGGTCGGCATGCTGGTGCGGCTGCGCTCGAACCGGCTGGCGGTGGTGCTGGATCCCGGCCGCCGCGCTACCGCGCCGCGCGTACGCGCTTTCTATTCGACCACCGAGCGGGCGATGCTGAAGCCGCAGGAGGTGACGATTTCGAACAGCTTCGCGGACGATCAGATCGTCTCGGAAGAGAGGCCGGACGCGTGGGGGCTGCTCGGTTGGGAAGGCCAGCGCGATCAGCTTCTCGGAGGGAGTCGGGCGGCGGCGTAA
- a CDS encoding DUF2497 domain-containing protein — MAETANSNTPPMDEILASIRRIITDEPPPGSLNASSEAVAASAEDEDEDVLELGEAPESEAAVVTAPPAPASPVTAHKALLSEQSQAASQRAMAALSGLSIDPNADANTMDGLVREMLRPMLKDWLDTHLPEMVERLVAREVARISGR, encoded by the coding sequence ATGGCCGAAACCGCGAACAGCAACACTCCGCCGATGGATGAGATCCTCGCCTCGATCCGGCGCATCATCACCGATGAGCCGCCTCCGGGCTCCCTGAATGCGTCGTCCGAGGCTGTCGCCGCGTCTGCCGAGGATGAGGACGAGGATGTGCTGGAACTGGGCGAGGCGCCCGAGTCCGAAGCGGCGGTGGTGACGGCGCCCCCCGCGCCGGCTTCGCCCGTCACGGCCCACAAGGCCTTGCTGTCGGAGCAGTCGCAGGCGGCCAGCCAGCGCGCGATGGCGGCTTTGTCAGGCCTTTCGATCGATCCGAATGCGGATGCGAATACGATGGACGGTCTGGTCCGCGAGATGCTGCGCCCGATGCTCAAGGACTGGCTCGACACCCATCTGCCGGAGATGGTGGAGCGACTCGTCGCGCGCGAAGTGGCGCGGATTTCCGGGCGATAA
- a CDS encoding ATP-dependent helicase, with protein MEPAPLTSEPAYLRGLNEPQREAVLTAEGPVLVLAGAGTGKTAALTARLAHLIATRRAWPSEILAVTFTNKAAREMRERVGRMMGDAVEGMPWLGTFHSVAARMLRRHAELVGLQSNFTILDTDDQLRLLKQLIVAAEIDEKRWTARALAGLIDRWKNRGWTPKEIDAAESEAFANGRGQELYAAYQARLIAVNACDFGDLLLHMLVILKTHRDVLKQYQDRFRYIMVDEYQDTNASQYLWLRLLAQERKNICCVGDDDQSIYSWRGAEVANILRFERDFPGAKVIRLEQNYRSTPHILGAASGVIANNGGRLGKTLWTETDAGEKVRVIGVWDGPEEARRVGEEIESGQRRGETLDQNAILVRAQFQTREFEDRFIAIGLPYRIVGGFRFYERAEIRDALAYLRVIAQPADDLAFERIVNVPKRGIGDKAVAKLHQLARAETLPLTHAAARILDTDELTPAARRSLGNLIGDIARWRSKLGELPHAEVTRLMLDESGYTAMLQAERSTEASGRLENLTELARAMEEYETLGAFLEHVSLVMDNDANADEAKVTIMTIHAAKGLEFQNVFLAGWEEGVFPSQRALDEGGTASLEEERRLAYVAITRARRRATILHAANRRIYGQWTSSIPSRFVNELPAEHIESETTMSGGESLWRAQWSEQGDPFAHVARERPAHAATRGPGWQRASSRPLDMSPVKLAEVKASAASFAAKGRSDISIGARVFHTKFGYGSVAVIEGNKLEIDFEHAGRKRVLDSFVTVG; from the coding sequence ATGGAGCCTGCCCCCCTCACCTCTGAACCGGCCTATCTGCGCGGCCTGAACGAACCCCAGCGCGAGGCCGTGCTGACCGCCGAGGGCCCCGTGCTGGTGCTGGCGGGCGCGGGCACGGGCAAGACGGCGGCACTGACCGCTCGCCTTGCCCACCTGATCGCCACGCGGCGCGCATGGCCGTCCGAAATCCTGGCCGTCACCTTCACCAACAAGGCTGCGCGCGAGATGCGCGAGCGCGTCGGCCGGATGATGGGCGATGCGGTGGAGGGCATGCCGTGGCTCGGCACCTTCCATTCGGTGGCGGCGCGGATGCTGCGTCGCCATGCCGAACTGGTCGGCCTGCAGAGCAATTTCACGATCCTCGATACGGACGATCAGCTACGCCTGCTCAAGCAATTGATCGTGGCCGCCGAGATCGATGAGAAGCGCTGGACGGCGCGCGCGCTCGCCGGGCTGATCGATCGCTGGAAGAATCGCGGCTGGACGCCCAAGGAAATCGACGCGGCCGAGAGCGAGGCCTTCGCCAACGGGCGGGGCCAGGAATTGTACGCCGCCTATCAGGCGCGACTGATCGCGGTGAATGCCTGCGATTTCGGCGATCTGCTGCTGCACATGCTGGTGATCCTGAAGACGCACCGCGACGTGCTGAAGCAGTATCAGGACCGCTTCCGCTACATCATGGTGGACGAATATCAGGACACCAATGCCAGCCAATATCTGTGGCTGCGGCTGCTGGCGCAGGAGCGGAAGAACATCTGCTGCGTCGGCGATGACGATCAGAGCATCTATTCCTGGCGCGGCGCCGAAGTGGCGAATATCCTGCGCTTCGAACGGGATTTTCCCGGCGCGAAGGTGATCCGGCTGGAGCAGAATTACCGCTCCACGCCCCATATTCTCGGCGCCGCATCGGGCGTGATCGCCAACAATGGCGGACGCCTCGGCAAGACGCTCTGGACCGAGACGGACGCGGGCGAGAAGGTCCGCGTGATCGGCGTGTGGGACGGCCCCGAGGAAGCCCGCCGCGTGGGCGAGGAGATCGAATCCGGCCAGCGCCGGGGCGAGACGCTCGACCAGAATGCGATCCTCGTGCGCGCCCAGTTCCAGACGCGCGAGTTCGAGGACCGCTTCATCGCGATCGGCCTGCCCTATCGCATCGTCGGCGGCTTCCGCTTCTACGAGCGCGCCGAGATCCGCGATGCGCTCGCCTATCTGCGCGTGATCGCGCAGCCTGCCGACGATCTCGCGTTCGAGCGCATCGTGAACGTGCCCAAGCGCGGCATCGGCGACAAGGCGGTGGCCAAGCTCCACCAGTTGGCGCGCGCCGAGACCTTGCCGCTGACGCACGCGGCGGCGCGCATCCTCGACACGGACGAACTGACGCCCGCCGCGCGTCGCTCGCTCGGCAACCTGATCGGCGACATCGCCCGCTGGCGATCGAAACTGGGCGAATTGCCGCATGCCGAGGTCACGCGCCTGATGCTGGACGAGAGCGGCTATACCGCGATGCTGCAGGCCGAGCGATCGACCGAGGCCTCCGGCCGGCTGGAGAATCTCACCGAACTCGCGCGCGCGATGGAGGAATATGAGACGCTCGGCGCCTTCCTCGAACATGTCAGCCTCGTCATGGACAATGACGCCAATGCCGACGAGGCGAAGGTGACGATCATGACGATCCACGCCGCCAAGGGTCTGGAATTCCAGAATGTGTTCCTCGCCGGCTGGGAGGAAGGCGTGTTCCCCTCGCAGCGCGCGCTGGACGAAGGCGGCACGGCGAGCCTCGAGGAGGAACGCCGCCTGGCCTATGTGGCGATCACACGCGCGCGGCGGCGGGCGACGATCCTCCACGCCGCCAATCGCCGCATCTACGGCCAGTGGACCTCATCGATCCCCTCGCGCTTCGTGAACGAACTGCCGGCCGAGCATATCGAGAGCGAGACGACCATGTCGGGCGGCGAATCGCTGTGGCGCGCCCAGTGGAGCGAGCAGGGCGATCCCTTCGCCCATGTCGCGCGCGAGCGACCGGCGCATGCCGCGACGCGCGGGCCGGGCTGGCAGCGTGCCTCCTCCCGCCCGCTCGACATGAGCCCGGTCAAGCTGGCCGAGGTGAAGGCCAGCGCGGCGAGCTTCGCCGCCAAGGGCCGCAGCGACATTTCGATCGGCGCGCGCGTATTCCACACCAAGTTCGGCTATGGCTCGGTCGCGGTGATCGAAGGCAACAAGCTGGAGATCGATTTCGAACATGCCGGGCGCAAGCGCGTCCTCGACAGCTTCGTGACGGTGGGGTGA
- a CDS encoding VOC family protein — protein sequence MSGLVSPAELRARFAAALSDMYQAEVPQYGALLTLVNDVNRATLAADPKLERSLAASGELGRIAGERHGAIRVGTADELRSIARAFRLMGMEPVGYYDLATAGVPVHSTAFRPVETDELAASPFRVFTSLLRLDLIDDPDLRTEAAEILGRRQIMTEEALSLLAEGEAANGLDEQEVARFLPALLETFRWHQRATIGEEIYDRLLASHRLVADVVSFPGPHINHLTPRTLDIDAAHRRMAELGFGPKVEIEGPPRRDIPILLRQTSFKALSEPVRFPGGGTGSHTARFGEIEQRGAALTREGRARYDRMLAGGDAAGAAGLPDDPDALRREELAFFRYRAADARYVPGATASLEALIMDGALVATPITYEDFLPVSAAGIFRSNLGDETRAGYAATGSRAAFEQALGDSVRDEFALYEREQAASLRGLERAFGWTEGSVTPR from the coding sequence ATGAGCGGCCTCGTCTCCCCCGCCGAGCTGCGTGCGCGTTTCGCCGCCGCGCTCTCCGACATGTATCAGGCCGAGGTGCCCCAATATGGCGCGCTGCTGACGCTGGTGAACGACGTGAACCGCGCCACGCTGGCGGCCGATCCCAAGCTGGAGCGAAGCCTGGCCGCCAGCGGCGAACTCGGCCGGATCGCCGGCGAGCGGCACGGCGCGATCCGCGTCGGCACGGCCGACGAATTGCGCTCGATCGCCCGCGCCTTCCGATTGATGGGGATGGAGCCGGTCGGCTATTACGATCTCGCCACGGCCGGCGTGCCGGTCCACTCGACCGCGTTCCGGCCAGTGGAGACGGACGAACTGGCGGCGAGCCCGTTTCGCGTCTTCACCTCTCTGCTCCGGCTGGATCTGATCGACGATCCGGACCTGCGCACCGAAGCCGCCGAGATTCTCGGGCGGCGTCAGATCATGACCGAGGAGGCGCTCTCGCTGCTGGCCGAGGGCGAAGCCGCGAACGGACTGGACGAGCAGGAGGTGGCCCGCTTCCTGCCCGCGTTGCTGGAAACCTTCCGCTGGCATCAGCGCGCCACGATCGGAGAGGAGATCTATGATCGCCTGCTGGCCAGCCACCGGCTGGTGGCGGACGTGGTCAGCTTTCCCGGGCCCCACATCAATCATCTCACGCCGCGCACGCTGGACATCGACGCCGCCCACCGGCGAATGGCCGAGCTTGGCTTCGGCCCCAAGGTGGAGATCGAGGGTCCGCCCCGCAGAGACATCCCGATCCTGCTGCGCCAGACGAGCTTCAAGGCGCTGAGCGAGCCGGTGCGCTTTCCGGGCGGCGGCACGGGCAGCCATACCGCGCGGTTCGGGGAGATCGAGCAGCGCGGCGCCGCACTGACGCGGGAGGGCCGCGCGCGCTATGATCGGATGCTGGCGGGCGGCGATGCGGCGGGCGCAGCCGGCTTGCCGGACGATCCCGATGCGCTGCGGCGCGAGGAGCTGGCATTCTTCCGCTATCGCGCGGCCGACGCACGCTATGTCCCCGGCGCGACGGCCTCGCTGGAGGCGCTGATCATGGACGGCGCATTGGTGGCGACGCCCATCACCTACGAGGATTTCCTGCCCGTCAGCGCCGCGGGCATCTTCCGCTCCAATCTCGGCGACGAAACGCGGGCAGGTTATGCAGCCACCGGCTCTCGCGCCGCCTTCGAGCAGGCCCT
- a CDS encoding AEC family transporter, with amino-acid sequence MLIILTAILPIFALIGAGCLFGRWRRVGPAGIAMLNDFTVWLALPALLFRVLAEGDWAELNRPSFVLVFSAGLAIIFVAGLLLPPPKGAETPLVDRSLVALTASYPNAGFIGIPLAQGLLGPIGLAAAVIGSILTVSVQFALSLLLVEIGLARGGSLRESAGKVIRALSRNPLVVSPIAGGLWAATGQPLPEMIARFVDLLAAAASPCALVTIGAFLMLPRQTGGGEPTPLLVPTLLLKLVAQPVAMAAGFFWLLPALGVVLPPQWGIAAVLLGALPTGTGPFMLAELYGRDAALASRVILLSTILSVVSLMGLAVLLVPR; translated from the coding sequence ATGCTGATTATCCTGACTGCGATCCTGCCTATTTTCGCGCTGATCGGCGCGGGTTGCCTGTTCGGCCGCTGGCGCCGCGTGGGGCCCGCCGGCATCGCGATGCTGAACGATTTCACGGTGTGGCTGGCGCTGCCCGCCTTGCTGTTTCGCGTCCTGGCCGAAGGCGACTGGGCGGAGCTGAACCGCCCGTCCTTCGTGCTGGTCTTCTCCGCCGGCCTCGCGATCATCTTCGTCGCCGGGCTGTTGCTGCCGCCGCCGAAGGGCGCGGAGACGCCTTTGGTCGATCGATCGCTGGTCGCGCTCACCGCCAGCTACCCCAATGCGGGCTTCATCGGCATTCCCTTGGCGCAGGGCCTGCTGGGGCCGATCGGGCTCGCGGCCGCCGTGATCGGCTCGATCCTGACCGTGTCGGTGCAGTTCGCCCTTTCGCTCCTGCTGGTGGAAATCGGGCTGGCACGGGGTGGCAGCCTGCGTGAATCGGCCGGCAAGGTGATCCGCGCGCTCTCCCGCAATCCCTTGGTGGTGAGCCCGATCGCCGGAGGCCTCTGGGCCGCGACGGGCCAGCCCCTGCCGGAGATGATCGCGCGCTTCGTCGATCTGCTGGCCGCCGCCGCGAGCCCGTGCGCGCTCGTCACGATCGGCGCCTTCCTGATGCTGCCGCGCCAGACAGGCGGCGGAGAGCCGACGCCGCTGCTGGTGCCCACTCTGCTGCTGAAGCTCGTCGCCCAGCCGGTGGCGATGGCGGCGGGCTTCTTCTGGCTGCTGCCGGCCCTGGGCGTGGTCTTGCCCCCGCAATGGGGTATCGCGGCGGTGCTGCTGGGCGCGCTGCCGACGGGCACCGGCCCGTTCATGCTGGCCGAACTTTACGGGCGCGATGCGGCACTGGCCTCGCGCGTGATCCTGCTGTCCACCATCCTGAGCGTCGTCTCCTTGATGGGGCTGGCGGTCCTGCTGGTCCCGCGATGA
- a CDS encoding TolC family outer membrane protein, producing the protein MIARKWLGSAVGAALCAAPAAAETLQDALVQAYGTSPVLASARAQLRGIDEGVPIAKSNARLQVSGTLGVTQSTDGLTTFQNGGRALTGGVNLSYPLFQGGRVKNAINAAEARVIAGRADLRTSEGNLFTQAVSAYMNVIRDQSVVALNASNVRVLETNLRASRDRFQVGDLTRTDVAQSEARLAIARSQLATAQGNLTSSRETYRQVVGLWPEKLEQPPELPKLPATADDAVNIALSNAPTIASATAATQAAGYDVRSAGAARLPIFSVTGGSSYSDYLNTRAQSAGQPKDQNYLYDQTVGQNRIGLQMTVPLYQGGGVSARVRQAKALESSALEQGIDVERRVIANTRAAYANFSAAGEAIRAYQQAVSANRLALEGARAENTAGTRTVIEVLNAEQEYLNSQVSLVSAQRDQYVAGFALLNAMGQAQADHLNLDGGALYDPVSNYGQVRNRYGDWSDGRKYQSTSTHTTGETPKDADVQPLAPDPLLGPDTSTATMPPAPGSMVPNPGNVTRPPQ; encoded by the coding sequence TTGATCGCGCGCAAATGGTTAGGGAGCGCCGTGGGGGCGGCGCTCTGCGCGGCGCCCGCCGCAGCGGAAACGCTTCAGGACGCGCTGGTGCAGGCTTATGGCACCAGCCCGGTGCTGGCCAGCGCCCGCGCGCAGCTGCGCGGCATCGACGAGGGCGTGCCGATCGCCAAGTCGAACGCACGCCTGCAGGTCAGCGGCACGCTCGGCGTCACGCAGAGCACCGATGGCCTCACCACCTTCCAGAATGGTGGCCGCGCGCTGACGGGCGGGGTCAACCTCTCCTATCCCCTGTTTCAGGGTGGCCGGGTCAAGAATGCGATCAACGCGGCCGAGGCGCGGGTGATCGCGGGCCGCGCCGATCTCCGCACGTCGGAGGGCAATCTCTTCACGCAGGCGGTGAGCGCCTACATGAACGTGATCCGCGATCAGTCGGTGGTCGCGCTCAACGCGTCCAACGTCCGCGTGCTGGAAACGAATCTGCGTGCCAGCCGCGATCGCTTCCAGGTGGGCGATCTGACGCGCACGGACGTCGCCCAGTCGGAGGCGCGCCTGGCGATCGCGCGCAGCCAGCTGGCGACCGCGCAGGGCAATCTCACCAGCAGCCGTGAAACCTATCGGCAGGTGGTGGGCCTATGGCCCGAAAAACTGGAGCAGCCGCCCGAACTGCCGAAATTGCCGGCCACGGCGGACGATGCGGTGAACATCGCGCTCTCCAACGCGCCCACCATCGCCTCCGCCACCGCCGCCACGCAGGCGGCGGGCTATGATGTCCGCTCGGCGGGCGCGGCGCGGTTGCCGATCTTCTCGGTGACGGGGGGCAGCAGCTACAGCGATTATCTGAACACGCGCGCCCAGTCGGCCGGCCAGCCGAAAGACCAGAATTATCTGTACGATCAGACGGTCGGCCAGAATCGCATCGGTCTGCAGATGACGGTGCCGCTCTATCAGGGCGGCGGTGTGTCCGCGCGGGTGCGGCAGGCGAAGGCGCTGGAAAGCTCGGCGCTGGAGCAGGGCATCGATGTCGAGCGGCGCGTGATCGCCAATACGCGTGCGGCCTATGCCAATTTCTCCGCGGCGGGTGAAGCGATCCGGGCGTACCAGCAGGCGGTGTCCGCCAACCGCCTCGCGCTGGAGGGCGCGCGCGCCGAGAATACGGCGGGCACCCGGACCGTCATCGAAGTGCTGAACGCTGAGCAGGAATATCTGAACTCGCAGGTTTCGCTCGTTTCGGCGCAGCGCGATCAATATGTCGCGGGTTTCGCGCTGCTGAACGCGATGGGGCAGGCGCAGGCCGATCATCTTAATCTGGACGGCGGCGCGCTCTACGATCCGGTTTCCAATTATGGGCAGGTCCGCAACCGCTATGGTGACTGGAGTGACGGCCGCAAGTATCAGTCGACCTCCACCCACACGACGGGCGAGACGCCAAAGGATGCGGACGTGCAGCCGCTCGCGCCCGATCCGCTGCTGGGCCCGGATACGTCGACCGCGACCATGCCCCCCGCGCCCGGATCAATGGTTCCCAATCCGGGGAACGTGACACGGCCGCCGCAGTAG
- a CDS encoding protein-L-isoaspartate O-methyltransferase: MGQHNFTELRKAMVASQLRTTAVNDPRVVEAMAAVPRERFVAADRAGLAYLDISQPIGQGRAMPAPMVLGRLLTEARVRASDRALVIGSGTGYAAAVLALLAGRVVALEEDASLPAIGGAAVPAGVQQVTGPLAAGWAAAGPYDVILVDGAIESVPQGIVDQLAEGGRIATALVENGVTRLAIGTNVGGSFGVSTFVEAEAPILPGFAAPEAFRF; this comes from the coding sequence GTGGGCCAGCATAATTTCACGGAACTGAGAAAAGCGATGGTGGCGAGCCAGCTTCGCACCACGGCCGTCAACGATCCCCGCGTGGTCGAGGCGATGGCCGCCGTGCCGCGCGAGCGGTTCGTGGCGGCGGATCGCGCCGGCCTCGCCTATCTCGATATTTCGCAGCCGATCGGCCAGGGGCGCGCCATGCCCGCGCCGATGGTGCTGGGGCGCCTGCTGACCGAGGCGCGCGTGCGCGCCAGCGATCGCGCGCTCGTGATCGGATCGGGCACCGGCTATGCGGCCGCCGTGCTGGCGTTGCTGGCGGGGCGCGTGGTCGCGCTGGAAGAGGATGCGTCGCTTCCCGCCATCGGCGGGGCGGCAGTGCCGGCGGGCGTGCAGCAGGTGACGGGGCCGCTCGCGGCCGGCTGGGCCGCTGCCGGGCCTTATGACGTGATCCTGGTCGACGGCGCGATCGAGAGCGTGCCGCAGGGCATCGTCGATCAGCTGGCGGAGGGCGGTCGGATCGCCACGGCTCTGGTGGAAAATGGCGTCACGCGGCTGGCGATCGGCACGAACGTGGGCGGCAGTTTCGGCGTTTCGACCTTCGTCGAGGCGGAGGCGCCGATCCTTCCGGGCTTCGCCGCGCCGGAAGCATTCCGCTTCTGA